Proteins encoded together in one Microbacterium oxydans window:
- the nhaA gene encoding Na+/H+ antiporter NhaA: MSPSPAPARFPLAPHALWRGIRSTARSDTLGGALLLGATLAALILANSPAASWYESVRDFTFGIPELHLELSIGAWAADGLLAIFFFVVGLELKEEFVAGRLRDPRRAALPIAAAVGGVLVPALLFVLINAGSGADALRGWAIPTATDIAFAVAVIAVVGKFLPPALRVFLLTLAIIDDLIAITIIATFYTDTISFPWLILALLPLAGFAALVAKGVRAWWLLLPLAIAVWVCIHASGIHATVAGVLLGFVVPVTATERARVHTGTDDGGRPVYDGMAAHFADRWSIVATLFAVPVFAFFAAGVTIGGWAGLASAFADPITIGIVVGLVAGKPIGILATTFLLSRVPALRLDETLRWPDLAGMAFLAGIGFTVSLLVGELAYGSSSVADEHVKIGVLVGSLVAALLGGIVLACRSARARRSSSAG; this comes from the coding sequence GTGTCCCCGAGTCCTGCCCCTGCCCGTTTCCCCCTCGCCCCGCACGCACTGTGGCGCGGCATCCGCTCCACCGCCCGCAGCGACACGCTCGGCGGCGCGCTCCTGCTCGGCGCGACGCTCGCCGCCCTGATCCTCGCCAACAGTCCCGCCGCCTCCTGGTACGAATCCGTCCGGGACTTCACCTTCGGCATCCCCGAGCTGCACCTCGAACTCAGCATCGGCGCCTGGGCGGCCGACGGCCTGCTCGCGATCTTCTTCTTCGTGGTCGGCCTCGAGCTGAAGGAGGAGTTCGTCGCCGGCCGCCTGCGCGATCCGCGCCGGGCGGCACTGCCCATCGCGGCAGCCGTCGGCGGTGTCCTCGTGCCCGCGCTCCTCTTCGTCCTGATCAACGCCGGAAGCGGAGCGGATGCCCTGCGCGGCTGGGCCATCCCCACCGCGACCGACATCGCCTTCGCCGTGGCCGTGATCGCCGTGGTCGGGAAGTTCCTGCCGCCGGCCCTGCGTGTGTTCCTGCTGACGCTCGCGATCATCGACGACCTCATCGCGATCACCATCATCGCGACGTTCTACACCGACACCATCAGCTTCCCGTGGCTGATCCTCGCGCTGCTGCCGCTGGCCGGGTTCGCCGCCCTGGTGGCGAAGGGCGTGCGGGCCTGGTGGCTCCTCCTCCCCCTCGCGATCGCGGTGTGGGTGTGCATCCACGCGTCCGGCATCCACGCGACCGTCGCGGGTGTACTGCTCGGCTTCGTCGTCCCCGTCACGGCGACCGAGCGCGCCCGGGTGCACACGGGCACGGATGACGGGGGTCGACCGGTGTACGACGGGATGGCTGCGCACTTCGCCGACCGCTGGAGCATCGTGGCGACACTGTTCGCGGTCCCCGTGTTCGCGTTCTTCGCCGCCGGGGTCACGATCGGCGGATGGGCGGGCCTCGCCTCCGCTTTCGCCGATCCGATCACGATCGGGATCGTCGTGGGGCTCGTCGCCGGCAAGCCGATCGGCATCCTCGCCACGACCTTCCTGCTGAGCCGGGTCCCGGCGCTGCGCCTGGATGAGACCCTGCGCTGGCCCGACCTGGCCGGCATGGCGTTCCTCGCGGGGATCGGCTTCACGGTCTCACTGCTCGTGGGCGAGCTCGCGTACGGCTCGAGCTCCGTCGCGGACGAGCACGTGAAGATCGGCGTGCTCGTGGGATCGCTCGTGGCCGCACTGCTGGGAGGAATCGTCCTCGCCTGCCGCAGTGCCCGCGCGCGCAGGTCCTCCTCCGCCGGGTGA